In Minwuia thermotolerans, one genomic interval encodes:
- the glyA gene encoding serine hydroxymethyltransferase, whose protein sequence is MAEATDAVRDFWSADLERDDPELFESFRLEMDRQQNQIELIASENIASPAVIKAMATVFQNKYAEGYPGRRYYGGCEFVDIAERLAIERACKLFDCSFANVQPHSGAQANQAVFMALLQPGDTVMGMSLDAGGHLTHGAAPNQSGKWFKAVQYGVRREDALIDFDQVEKLAKEHRPKLIIAGGSAYPRIIDFKRFREIADEVGAWLMVDMAHFAGLVAGGVHPNPLDHAQIVTSTTHKTLRCARGGLILSRDEALGKKINSAVFPGLQGGPLMHAIAAKAAGFGEALKPEFHAYSRQVVANAKALAGALMERGFDIVSGGTDTHLMLVDLRSKGVTGRDAERTMENAWMTCNKNGVPFDPEKPMVTSGVRLGTPAGTTRGFGEAEFQKVGHLIADVLEAYAQSNGDNGAAEAKAREEVKQLCGRFPIYTQGL, encoded by the coding sequence ATGGCTGAAGCAACCGACGCGGTGCGTGATTTCTGGTCGGCGGACCTGGAGCGCGACGATCCCGAACTGTTCGAGTCCTTCCGGCTGGAGATGGACCGTCAGCAGAACCAGATCGAGCTTATCGCCTCCGAGAACATTGCCAGCCCCGCGGTCATCAAGGCGATGGCGACGGTGTTCCAGAACAAGTACGCCGAAGGCTATCCGGGCCGGCGTTACTATGGCGGCTGCGAGTTCGTGGACATCGCCGAGCGGCTGGCGATCGAGCGGGCCTGCAAGCTGTTCGACTGCAGCTTCGCCAACGTTCAGCCCCATTCGGGCGCTCAGGCCAACCAGGCCGTCTTCATGGCGCTGCTGCAGCCGGGTGACACGGTCATGGGCATGTCGCTGGACGCCGGCGGGCACCTGACCCACGGGGCCGCGCCGAACCAGTCCGGCAAGTGGTTCAAGGCCGTTCAGTACGGCGTTCGGCGCGAGGATGCCCTGATCGACTTCGATCAAGTGGAGAAGCTGGCGAAGGAACACAGGCCGAAGCTGATCATCGCCGGCGGATCGGCCTATCCGCGCATCATCGACTTCAAGCGATTCAGGGAGATCGCCGACGAGGTCGGTGCCTGGCTGATGGTCGACATGGCGCATTTCGCCGGCCTGGTCGCCGGCGGGGTGCACCCGAACCCGCTGGACCATGCGCAGATCGTCACCTCGACGACCCACAAGACCCTGCGCTGCGCCCGCGGCGGGCTGATCCTCAGCCGCGACGAGGCGCTGGGCAAGAAGATCAACTCGGCCGTTTTTCCCGGACTTCAGGGCGGGCCGCTGATGCACGCCATCGCCGCCAAGGCGGCCGGCTTCGGCGAGGCGCTGAAGCCCGAGTTCCACGCCTACAGCCGCCAGGTCGTGGCCAACGCGAAGGCGCTTGCCGGGGCGCTGATGGAGCGGGGCTTCGACATCGTCTCGGGCGGTACCGACACGCATCTGATGCTGGTCGATCTGCGCTCCAAGGGCGTTACCGGCCGTGACGCCGAACGGACGATGGAAAACGCCTGGATGACCTGCAACAAGAATGGCGTGCCATTCGACCCGGAGAAGCCCATGGTTACGTCGGGCGTCCGGCTCGGCACGCCAGCGGGAACGACCCGCGGCTTCGGCGAAGCGGAGTTCCAGAAGGTCGGGCACCTGATCGCCGACGTTCTGGAGGCCTACGCCCAGTCCAACGGCGACAACGGGGCCGCGGAGGCGAAGGCGCGCGAAGAGGTCAAGCAGCTCTGTGGCCGGTTCCCGATCTATACGCAGGGCCTGTGA
- the rpiB gene encoding ribose 5-phosphate isomerase B: MVTVVMAADHAGFEMKEALKTDVEALGHRVLDVGTDSADSVDYPDFGWRLAAAIRDGRAERGILVCGTGIGISMAANREPKVRAAAVSDATSARLTRLHNDANVLALGARVIGIETARDCVRIFFETEFEGGRHQRRVDKLGLAAQGDEDR; encoded by the coding sequence ATGGTTACCGTCGTCATGGCAGCGGATCACGCCGGCTTCGAGATGAAGGAGGCGCTGAAGACGGACGTCGAGGCGCTCGGGCACAGGGTGCTCGACGTCGGAACCGACAGCGCCGATTCCGTCGACTATCCGGACTTCGGATGGCGGCTGGCGGCCGCCATCCGCGATGGCCGGGCCGAACGCGGCATTCTGGTCTGCGGCACCGGCATCGGCATATCCATGGCCGCCAACCGCGAGCCGAAGGTCCGCGCCGCCGCAGTCAGTGACGCGACGTCGGCCCGGCTCACGCGGCTGCACAATGACGCCAACGTGCTCGCGCTCGGCGCGCGGGTCATCGGCATAGAAACGGCCCGGGATTGCGTGCGCATCTTCTTCGAGACGGAATTCGAGGGTGGACGGCATCAGCGCCGGGTCGACAAACTGGGCCTCGCGGCCCAAGGCGATGAGGACAGGTAG
- a CDS encoding MucR family transcriptional regulator: MTSSISAAYLANNQVAPGDVHTVIVTVRSALSALMQPADDRNIAPPEPAVPIKRSITPDHLVCLEDGKKLKMLKRYLRARYDMTPDDYRARWNLPPDYPMVAPNYARQRSEFARRIGLGRK, from the coding sequence ATGACGTCCAGCATCTCGGCCGCCTATCTGGCCAATAATCAGGTAGCGCCGGGCGATGTGCACACGGTGATTGTGACCGTCCGGTCTGCGCTCAGTGCATTGATGCAGCCTGCCGACGACCGGAATATTGCACCTCCGGAACCAGCGGTGCCGATCAAGCGTTCCATCACGCCCGACCATCTGGTGTGTCTGGAAGACGGCAAGAAGCTGAAGATGCTGAAGCGCTATCTTCGGGCCAGATACGACATGACGCCGGACGATTATCGCGCCAGGTGGAACCTGCCGCCGGACTATCCCATGGTGGCGCCGAACTACGCGCGGCAACGGTCCGAGTTCGCCCGCCGCATCGGCCTCGGCAGGAAGTAG